A genomic segment from Rhizoctonia solani chromosome 11, complete sequence encodes:
- a CDS encoding Transposase family tnp2, with translation MANNIDMGGPSTSNPTHPDNPLLEYPCSEPASQPQFGSDSYLQSRPLSPSRTNSGLGPHSAFPLELISWPRPTSRPMSWLRSRSSTRSCLGLLGPCLSELPRARSKIVSFNRESITADSSSNNSDSDYPDYSPEYFVLKPTNPENDAELFGKGLAGFRIATPPAFYLGEDKEDEENEEEEEDPEGPQDPNGDPDAENKDGPPIQVDPEGEPGPPEEPGTMATHKGCPRLTSILSYAIFICAILESHKSLLLALADLQGGAFPADFAVQPIEENVPPPIDPEEWFHEMGPDDKFGNISQASGWRNQEVGLRQRWDGVLQEYIDEPTGKAPLSLVCLPYGISLGLNSDGYQAHGKFAAGGNYSVTGVYIIVNNLPFYLQHMIKNIILVIVMPGPKEPKGYALSQMLEPLVNDLIELMNGMDLPVYNLVTGQTEQRRLVSSVSGMLELPPSTITARTAKCDSVSLVKHEDTALQSMNYKILMSTCKLSTSGSANPILFAARKYGSKQARLSPFSTKSLGSTLYKLGMLRKRYRQQPSSEIPEARFDAFMRCCYFPHFCGRLPTKLSRIGGHTKAEQWNTLLVVLPAALFEAWRVGNSIPENEIPRGGQNTRHFKQQQANARRLLRRRRHVHDMDQGELDNVPELGDCFPSRNPRDYFANILRYCVAHAVVTQHWLSRQQIDTFTPLFKLIATTFAKMNINLPPIFHAATHLRPFLLKYGSVYGTRVLAFERVNRMLINVNTNGHGQGVLEATMAKGFLRRAECYRYAMRNGPEHEIQREMLDAVLAGQAPFRGQEHIRLATVSAKISFHNDAHSSYYPHMIEFCNNHYPFNNARFYGPGVRPPNGIYISPTNSTVMYSHFHRYSVRYGSAHHSRGYNSRFGFIYDRKPVIIKGIYATTVAVGDQDFTFVGAMVRRFILPVQQPVFPWDHWDELLQIQAWEYRQFAPVEPVPLSAFTGVFAMSNIQMLYGRYTLTFAMIKTHPEDLVEGYNNHDQGVRTKMREITTSLIIWMRTSL, from the exons ATGGCCAACAACATTGATATGGGCGGCCCTAGTACCTCAAACCCAACACACCCAGACAACCCACTCCTCGAATACCCTTGCTCTGAGCCCGCATCTCAACCACAGTTTGGCTCCGATTCTTACCTTCAGTCTCGGCCGCTGTCTCCGTCGCGTACAAACTCTGGTCTGGGACCGCACTCTGCGTTTCCCTTGGAACTTATTTCTTGGCCTCGACCTACATCTCGGCCTATGTCTTGGTTGCGCTCTCGGTCTTCAACTCGCTCTTGCTTGGGTCTTCTTGGTCCTTGCTTATCAGAGTTGCCAAGAGCTAGGTCCAAAATTGTTTCCTTCAACCGCGAGTCCATTACTGCCGACTCCAGTTCTAACAACTCAGACTCTGATTACCCCGACTACTCACCTGAGTACTTTGTACTTAAGCCGACcaaccctgaaaatgacGCCGAACTCTTTGGCAAGGGTCTTGCCGGTTTCCGGATTGCGACGCCCCCTGCCTTTTATCTAGGAGAAG ATAAGGAGGATGAAGAGaatgaggaggaggaagaggatccTGAAGGACCGCAAGACCCAAACGGAGACCCGGACGCTGAGAACAAGGATGGGCCCCCTATTCAAGTGGATCCTGAAGGCGAGCCAGGACCACCTGAGGAGCCTGGGACGATGGCGACGCACAAGGGATGCCCGCGCTTAACGAGCATCCTATCCTACGCAATATTTATTTGC GCAATTCTCGAGTCTCATAAGTCCTTGCTGCTGGCCCTTGCGGACCTTCAAGGGGGTGCTTTCCCCGCCGACTTTGCTGTTCAA CCGATTGAAGAGAACGTCCCGCCTCCGATTGACCCAGAAGAGTGGTTTCACGAAATGGGTCCGGACGATAAATTTGGCAACATTTCTCAAGCCTCGGGGTGGCGTAATCAAGAAGTCGGCTTACGGCAACGGTGGGATGGGGTGCTCCAAGAGTACATCGACGAACCTACTGGCAAGGCGCCACTCTCCTTAGTTTGTCTACCCTATGGAATAAGCCTTGGGCTCAACTCAGATGG ATACCAGGCACATGGCAAGTTTGCAGCCGGCGGTAATTACTCTGTTACTGGAGTATATATCATTGTCAATAACTTACCATTTTATCTTCAACATATGATCAAGAATATTATTCTGGTCATAGTAATGCCGGGTCCAAAGGAACCAAAGGGGTACGCGTTGAGCCAGATGCTTGAGCCGCTTGTCAACGATCTGATTGAATTGATGAATG GGATGGATTTACCGGTCTACAACTTGGTGACTGGCCAGACAGAACAACGCCGG CTCGTATCAAGTGTATCGGGCATGTTGGAGCTACCGCCGAGCACAATCACTGCCCGTACTGCAAAATGTGACAGTGTCTCCTTGGTGAAGCACGAGGATACCGCACTGCAG AGTATGAATTACAAGATCCTCATGAGCACCTGCAAGCTAAGCACGAGTGGCAGCGCAAACCCAATCCTATTTGCCGCGAGGAAATACGGCAGCAAACAGGCACGACTTTCACCATTTTCGACCAAATCCCTGGGTTCTACTC TTTACAAACTCGGCATGCTTCGTAAACGATATCGCCAACAGCCTTCAAGCGAAATCCCTGAGGCAAGATTTGACGCGTTTATGCGTTGTTGTTATTTTCCTCACTTCTGTGGTCGTTTACCAACTAAA CTTTCAAGGATTGGTGGCCATACCAAAGCTGAACAATGGAATACGCTCCTTGTTGTCCTTCCAGCCGCCCTTTTTGAGGCTTGGAGGGTTGGCAACTCAATCCCGGAGAACGAAATACCTCGCGGCGGCCAGAATACAAGACATTTcaagcagcaacaagcaaATGCTCGACGTCTCTTGCGCCGCCGCCGCCATGTTCATGATATGGATCAGGGCGAGCTAGATAATGTCCCCGAACTTGGAGACTGCTTTCCCTCTCGTAATCCAAGGGATTACTTTGCCAACATACTTCGCTATTGTGTTGCACACGCCGTCGTGACTCAACATTGGCTCTCAAGGCAGCAAATTGACACCTTTACTCCGTTGTTCAAACTTATTGCAACCACCTTTGCCAAAATGAACATTAACTTACCACCAATTTTCCATGCCGCTACCCACCTCCGCCCTTTCCTGCTTAAATACGGTAGTGTGTATGGGACACGTGTTCTGGCCTTTGAACGCGTGAATCGCATGCTTATTAACGTCAATACTAATGGACATGGACAGGGAGTCCTTGAGGCAACAATGGCCAAGGGGTTTCTACGCCGGGCTGAGTGTTATCGATAT GCAATGCGAAACGGTCCTGAGCATGAGATCCAGCGTGAGATGCTTGATGCCGTGCTTGCAGGGCAGGCACCATTTCGTGGCCAAG AGCATATTCGACTTGCAACTGTATCAGCCAAAATCAGCTTTCACAATGATGCACACTCTTCATACTACCCCCATATGATAGAGTTCTGCAACAACCATTACCCCTTCAACAACGCTCGTTTTTATGGTCCTGGTGTGCGCCCTCCCAACGGCATTTACATCTCACCTACAAACTCAACTGTCATGTATTCCCATTTTCATCGATACAGTGTTCGCTACGGCTCGGCACATCACTCACGCGGGTACAACTCTCGCTTTGGATTTATCTATGATCGCAAACCTGTAATCATCAAGGGGATCTACGCAACAACTGTAGCAGTTGGTGATCAAGATTTTACATTTGTTGGTGCTATGGTACGCCGCTTCATCCTTCCTGTCCAGCAGCCTGTCTTTCCTTGGGATCACTG GGACGAATTGCTTCAGATCCAGGCTTGGGAGTACAGGCAATTTGCCCCAGTCGAGCCAGTACCACTCTCTGCATTCACCGGCGTTTTTGCAATGTCCAATATTCAAATGTTGTACGGACGTTACACTCTCACATTTGCTATGATCAAG ACACACCCGGAAGACTTGGTCGAAGGTTACAACaaccatgaccagggggtgaGGACGAAGATGAGGGAAATAACGACGAGTTTGATAATATGGATGAGGACTAGCCTGTAA
- a CDS encoding 3-methyl-2-oxobutanoate hydroxymethyltransferase, whose translation MHSQLLFALGLYSALATGSPLHPTRSDPCAAISNSTWVKPSELHSCFSYFPFNTTLRDNIVDVLSKTFDQFHTSTRFHLDMPEPYKDITIDILGELQRIKQSIYSLDFELHQDIRTIKRLGDGHAGYNNYCYDSLFITYLPFPLAVLAQPGNEDIQNIHIVPEASEIVRKELGVVHSISGTRPWVEIYQTSTVLDRFNSRTRPMDHGRRLRRNLGYQVIEWSIAHPGPKRKYDRGNVQRALLVPKEREIRNFTNASELWDNNCQAKVSTNGRSLVDRISVAQAKTTSPKAGIAHLSEDPYSVPARFQSDPIYLESTVAVGSPSLAWSTTAHNSTSRFPNTWSHGERERHGRYALLFRQLQQNALDGLDAVKSKGASRLLIDVTNNGGGTICLASWLHRVLAGPEPGLDFQPGMNGSVRARELPRKIVNSITSDRTGLGALELIDSFYTPSEWKDVDNKTFPANYNWLEPGLDIQINGIADLFSQRIGDTCLPFHLDPPTTRPFEFENIAIMSNGRCASSCSLFSILMHTKYNVKTVVVGGKPGTTQQYCGVVGGQSSNFAQMDSELKTFGLKKEPLSPPDFLTIVSRVLPGDWLSRLLIQVHSKSSSRIQLNMCSLFFPAPIQRWRSKGYQKSHGFPSPRSFPIVGNAFSIPSGPQHMAFMTLGKQLNTDVFLLKAFGQSTLVLNSAQAASELLDKRSAKYSDRNIGPMLSDPRLMDWSAGAATARYGDLWRHYRRMLNNWLNAREVVQFRNLQQHQARLLLRRLLKLSEHSKPFYQVRDEFFYAMASTMFRLAYGYHLQDFIVNVAPILAHIPDWFPGASWKRVAKEWRTNKQKALDEPYEWAKSQVVHLRIRSASNHKLVSDLSTQERDKRLKELAFVIYAGGTDTSASLLVSFVAAMVQNPSAQLQAQKELDHVLGPVTLPTVTDKERLPAMSRDEAYYPDPEVFDPNRYLDPEIPQVPGFGWGRRKCPGTYFADNSAFISIASLLSVFTFSKKLSADGHQIEPSIEQKSNSLVLSDFLALSAGEAATYINRLAISTATQEYNRSMLTFTSPTVLGLARQQARTFFSRRWMSLWSEVKEIASRKKVTIQNLRSLKQKGTPITTLTAYGYPSGVRCERADIDITFVGDSLAQVALGYDATTRLTLDEMIHHVRAVARGSHSSFLLADMPFGTYHASVEDAIRPAVRLVREGGAEGVKLEGRQEVAPIIKALTSIEIPAMAQVGLLPQRYAALSGYRVQGKNVASAIELLQAVNEW comes from the exons ATGCACTCCCAATTACTGTTCGCGCTTGGACTGTATTCGGCGTTGGCCACAGGGTCTCCATTACACCCTACACGATCCGACCCATGTGCTGCGATATCCAATTCAACTTGGGTCAAGCCCTCGGAGCTCCACTCTTGCTTTTCGTATTTCCCTTTTAATACTACACTGAGGGACAAT ATCGTCGATGTCCTTAGTAAAACATTCGATCAATTCCATACCTCAACCAGGTTCCACCTGGATATGCCAGAGCCATACAAAGATATCACAATCGACATTCTGGGCGAGCTCCAGAGAATCAAACAGTCGATTTATTCATTAGATT TTGAGCTGCACCAAGA CATCAGGACAATTAAGCGGCTCGGAGACGGACATGCCGGGTACAACAACTACTGCT ACGATTCCCTGTTTATCACATACCTCCCATTCCCACTTGCAGTTCTCGCTCAGCCCGGTAATGAGGACATTCAAAACATTCACATCGTCCCCGAAGCCTCCGAAATCGTTAGGAAAGAGTTGGGGGTGGTGCACTCAATATCTGGCACTCGGCCCTGGGTCGAAATCTATCAGAC TTCGACGGTGCTCGATCGTTTCAATTCAAGGACAAGACCCATGGACCACGGTCGACGCTTACGCCGCAATCTCGG ATACCAGGTTATCGAATGG TCTATCGCTCACCCTGGTCCGAAACGGAAGTACGACCGAGGAAACGTACAACGTGCCTTACTTGTCCCGAAAGAGCGTGAAATTAGGAACTTTACCAACGCCAGCGAGTTGTGGGACAACAACTGCCAAGCCAAGGTATCGACCAATGGAAGATCCCTGGTCGATCGTATTAGTGTGGCGCAAGCAAAAACAACCTCACCCAAGGCGGGGATCGCCCATCTCTCGGAAGATCCTTACAGCGTCCCAGCGCGATTCCAAAGCGATCCGATATACCTCGAGTCCACCGTGGCCGTCGGCTCGCCGTCTCTAGCTTGGTCAACGACGGCCCACAATTCGACATCACGCTTCCCGAACACCTGGTCCCACGGGGAACGTGAGCGGCACGGGCGATATGCATTG CTTTTCAGGCAA CTTCAGCAGAATGCTCTCGACGGATTGGACGCGGTCAAATCCAAGGGGGCATCCAGGCTCTTGATTGACGTT ACCAATAATGGCGGTGGTACGATTTGTCTCGCATCATGGTTGCACCGTGTG CTTGCCGGACCCGAGCCTGGACTTGACTTTCAGCCTGGTATGAACGGTAGTGTTCGTGCACGGGAACTTCCGAGAAAAATAGTAAATTCCATTACGAGCGACAGAACTGGACTAGGCGCGCTGGAATTAATCGATTCATTTTATACGC CATCTGAATGGAAAGATGTCGACAACAAGACTTTCCCAGCGAATTACAACTGGCTCGAGCCTGGCCTCGATATACAAATTAATGGAATCGCTGATTTGTTCTCACAAAG GATCGGAGACACCTGTCTCCCGTTCCACTTGGACCCTCCGACGACCAGACCTTTCGAGTTTGAGAATATCGCAATTATGAGCAATGGAAGATGCGCTTCATCATGCAGCCTATTTAGTATTCTTATGCATACAAAGTATAATGTCAAAACGGTTGTGGTGGGTGGCAAGCCAGGAACCACTCAGCAATACTGCGGTGTCGTGGGTGGACAATCGTCCAACTTTGCTCAGATGGATTCCGAGCTGAAAACCTTTGGGTTGAAGAAAGAGCCGCTTTCCCCACCGGACTTCTTGACCATAGTTTCCAGG GTATTACCTGGAGACTGGCTTTCTCGCCTGCTGATTCAAGTACATTCGAAGAGTTCAAGTCGCATCCAGCTCAACATG TGTTCCCTCTTCTTCCCAGCAC CTATACAGCGCTGGCGCAGCAAAGGGTACCAAAAATCACATGGTTTTCCATCCCCGAGGTCTTTCCCTATCGTCGGAAACGCCTTTTCGATTCCCTCAGGACCACAGCACATGGCATTTATGACGCTTGGAAAGCAGCTTAATA CGGATGTATTCCTCTTGAAAGCCTTTGGACAGTCCACCTTGGTGCTAAACTCCGCACAGGCGGCCTCAGAACTTCTCGATAAGCGTTCAGCAAAGTACTCCGACCGTAATATTGGGCCAATGCTCTCCGATCCTAGGCT TATGGATTGGTCTGCCGGCGCTGCGACAGCAAGATACGGTGACCTATGGCGACACTATCGTCGAATGCTCAACAACTGGCTTAACGCGCGTGAGGTCGTTCAATTTCGCAACTTGCAGCAACATCAAGCTCGATTACTACTTCGACGTTTGCTTAAACTCTCGGAGCACTCCAAGCCATTTTATCAAGTTCGTGATGAATTCTTCTA CGCCATGGCATCAACTATGTTCCGACTTGCATATGGATACCACCTACAGG ACTTCATCGTCAACGTGGCCCCCATTCTTGCCCATATTCCAGATTGGTTCCCAGGCGCTAGCTGGAAACGTGTTGCAAAAGAATGGAGAACGAATAAGCAGAAAGCCCTCGACGAGCCGTACGAGTGGGCAAAATCACAAGTGGTGCATCTCAGGATC CGTTCTGCTTCAAACCATAAGCTGGTGTCGGATCTGAGCACTCAGGAGCGAGATAAACGGCTAAAGGAGCTAGCATTTGTAATTTATGCAG GAGGGACAGATACG TCCGCGAGCCTCTTGGTTAGCTTTGTAGCTGCTATGGTACAGAACCCCAGCGCTCAACTTCAAGCACAAAAAGAGCTGGATCATGTGTTAGGACCAGTTACTCTTCCAACTGTAACGGATAAAGAGCGTTTACC GGCAATGTCTCGTGACGAAGCTTATTATCCAGATCCCGAAGTGTTTGACCCTAACAGATACCTTGACCCAGAGATTCCACAAGTACCCGGGTTTGGATGGGGAAGGCG CAAATGCCCCGGGACCTATTTTGCAGACAACTCGGCATTCATCTCAATTGCATCACTGCTATCAGTTTTCACCTTCTCAAAGAAGCTGAGCGCAGATGGGCATCAGATAGAGCCATCAATTGAGCAGAAAAGCAACTCCCTAGTACT CTCCGACTTTCTTGCACTTTCAGCAGGCGAAGCTGCGACTTACATAAACCGGCTTGCCATATCTACTGCGACACAGGAATATAACCGCTCGATGTTAACTTTCACTTCACCGACTGTCTTGGGTTTGGCGAGACAGCAGGCTCGAACTTTCTTCTCACGAAGATGGATGAGTTTATGGTCCGAGGTAAAGGAGATTGCCT CGCGTAAAAAGGTTACAATCCAAAATCTCCGCTCTCTCAAACAAAAGGGGACACCAATCACAACGCTTACGGCCTATGGTTATCCTAGCGGAGTGCGGTGCGAGCGTGCGGATATTGATATCACATTCGTTGGAGACAGCTTGGCCCAGGTAGCCCTTGGCTACGACGCGACGACACGCCTGACACTCGACGAGATGATTCACCATGTCCGCGCCGTCGCCCGAGGGTCTCATTCTTCGTTCTTATTAGCAGATATGCCTTTCGGAACTTACCATGCTTCAGTAGAGGACGCCATCCGTCCTGCTGTACGGCTAGTTCGTGAGGGTGGTGCCGAGGGGGTCAAACTTGAGGGGAGACAAGAAGTCGCGCCTATCATCAAGGCACTAACAAGCATCGAGATACCAGCCATGGCACAGGTTGGATTACTTCCGCAGCGATACGCTGCGTTATCCGGGTACCGAGTTCAGGGAAAGAATGTTGCGAGCGCAATCGAACTACTTCAAGCAGTGAATGAATGGTAG